The following proteins come from a genomic window of Blattabacterium cuenoti:
- the aroB gene encoding 3-dehydroquinate synthase, giving the protein MKMKKFIYFNEEAYDKLKNYLLHQVDSIQNIFILVDEKTYKHCLPILFHYIDFLEKSNIIEIKSGEKEKNIYTCIQICKHLEKFKATRKSLILNLGGGVITDIGGFVASIFKRGIRFVNIPTTLLGMVDASIGYKTGVNLDSIKNEIGSFSVPEFLIIDTHFLKTLPHSEIFSGMAEMFKHGLIADKSFWKQMNQIQKNIIHKHEWEQLIHKSVFIKQKIVDQDPKEKGLRKILNFGHTIGHALESYLMNINKKILHGIAVTMGMIYESWISFKINGLSISDYKEIRSTLSALYPIQNPISDFEIQKLFLIMEHDKKNEQNQIQFSLLKEIGKCSYNCQVPYSLIKESFLI; this is encoded by the coding sequence ATGAAAATGAAAAAATTCATATACTTTAATGAAGAGGCTTATGATAAGCTTAAAAATTACTTACTTCATCAAGTAGATTCCATTCAAAATATATTTATTCTCGTAGATGAAAAAACCTATAAACATTGTCTTCCCATTCTTTTTCATTACATAGATTTCTTAGAAAAATCTAATATTATTGAAATCAAATCAGGAGAAAAAGAAAAAAATATTTATACGTGTATTCAAATATGCAAACATTTAGAAAAATTTAAAGCAACTAGAAAAAGTTTAATCCTAAATTTAGGAGGAGGAGTTATAACAGATATTGGAGGATTTGTAGCTTCTATATTTAAACGAGGCATTCGTTTTGTTAATATTCCTACAACTTTATTAGGAATGGTTGATGCTTCTATAGGATATAAAACAGGAGTGAATTTAGATTCTATAAAAAATGAAATAGGATCTTTTTCGGTTCCAGAATTTTTAATCATAGATACTCATTTTTTAAAAACACTTCCACATTCAGAAATTTTTTCTGGAATGGCAGAAATGTTCAAACATGGTTTGATCGCCGATAAAAGTTTTTGGAAACAAATGAATCAAATACAAAAAAATATCATTCATAAACATGAATGGGAACAGTTAATTCATAAATCTGTATTCATTAAACAAAAAATTGTAGATCAAGATCCTAAAGAAAAAGGATTAAGAAAAATTCTTAATTTTGGACACACTATTGGACATGCTTTAGAGAGCTATTTAATGAATATAAATAAAAAAATATTGCATGGAATTGCTGTAACTATGGGTATGATTTATGAATCATGGATTTCTTTCAAAATCAATGGTTTATCCATATCTGATTACAAAGAAATCAGATCTACACTTTCTGCATTATATCCAATACAAAATCCAATTTCTGATTTTGAAATTCAAAAATTATTTCTGATTATGGAACATGATAAAAAAAATGAACAAAATCAAATTCAATTTTCTTTATTAAAAGAAATAGGAAAATGTTCCTACAATTGTCAAGTTCCATATTCCTTGATCAAGGAAAGTTTTTTGATATAA
- a CDS encoding 50S ribosomal protein L25, which translates to MKYVNIYGNKRNIGKKAVRFIRMSGYIPCILYGKNINIPFSISLESLKKIVSTTEIYGVTLKIEGYDQSINAIRKEIQFDPVNNKILHVDFYQIDQSKPIILEIPVKTVGRPVGVEKGGEYYSFIRKLKVKASPYNMPESIELNINFLDIGDRIIVEDLYNDQYTILHPSHTLIARVKSSRTIIKSSQEENQEEKGKEKGKEKEKEKEKGKGKGKGKGKGDKK; encoded by the coding sequence ATGAAATATGTAAATATATACGGAAATAAAAGAAACATTGGAAAAAAAGCAGTTCGATTTATTCGAATGTCTGGATATATTCCATGTATTTTGTATGGAAAAAATATAAATATTCCGTTTTCTATTTCATTAGAAAGTTTAAAAAAAATAGTATCTACTACAGAAATATATGGTGTTACTCTTAAAATAGAGGGATATGATCAAAGTATCAATGCCATTCGAAAGGAAATACAATTTGATCCGGTTAATAATAAAATATTACATGTAGATTTTTACCAAATTGATCAATCTAAACCGATTATATTAGAAATTCCCGTAAAAACGGTTGGTAGACCTGTTGGAGTTGAAAAAGGTGGAGAATATTATTCTTTTATTAGAAAATTAAAGGTAAAAGCAAGTCCATATAATATGCCAGAATCCATTGAACTCAATATTAATTTTTTAGATATAGGAGATAGAATCATAGTCGAAGATTTATATAATGATCAATATACTATTTTACATCCTTCTCATACTCTGATAGCACGGGTAAAAAGTTCCCGTACAATTATTAAAAGTTCTCAAGAAGAAAATCAAGAAGAAAAAGGAAAAGAAAAAGGAAAAGAAAAAGAAAAAGAAAAAGAAAAAGGAAAAGGAAAAGGAAAAGGAAAAGGAAAAGGAGATAAAAAATAA
- a CDS encoding DedA family protein → MSDFWDFFQHLFNPRWIFLYFGNTALFILLAIVFAETGFFIGFFLPGDSLLFTAGIFGKDLCKNFYNVPFFVIILIVSCVAILGNMQGYWLGYKSGKLLYNRKDSFFFKKKHLILAKLFYNKYKTTALIMSRFLPMFRSFAPIVAGAIRVDFKKFMIYNIIGALAWTFSIMLAGHYLDKHFPELKNHLEWIILLIVLMTTLPVFFKMKISKNKKKKIFI, encoded by the coding sequence ATGTCAGATTTTTGGGATTTTTTTCAACATTTATTTAATCCTAGATGGATATTTTTATATTTCGGAAATACAGCTTTATTTATTCTTTTAGCTATTGTATTTGCGGAAACAGGATTCTTTATCGGTTTTTTTTTACCTGGAGATTCTTTATTATTTACTGCCGGAATTTTTGGAAAAGATTTATGCAAAAATTTTTATAATGTACCTTTTTTTGTGATTATTTTAATTGTATCATGTGTGGCTATTCTTGGAAATATGCAAGGATACTGGCTAGGGTACAAATCCGGAAAATTGTTATACAATAGAAAAGATTCCTTTTTTTTTAAGAAAAAACATTTAATTTTAGCAAAATTGTTTTATAATAAATATAAAACAACGGCTCTTATTATGAGTCGTTTTCTTCCCATGTTTCGATCTTTTGCTCCTATTGTAGCAGGAGCAATTCGTGTAGATTTCAAAAAGTTTATGATATATAATATTATTGGAGCGCTTGCTTGGACCTTTTCTATTATGTTAGCTGGACATTATTTAGATAAACATTTTCCGGAATTAAAAAATCATCTTGAATGGATTATTTTATTGATTGTATTAATGACAACTTTACCAGTTTTTTTTAAAATGAAAATCAGTAAGAATAAAAAGAAAAAAATATTTATATAA
- the thrC gene encoding threonine synthase → MLYFSLKNCKNLVSFKDAVLTGLSYDGGLYMPQCIPKLEPKFIHKLPIYDIYTIAMFVIKPYIGKYIPEKFIDHIIHDTLNFSFPLKNIHDNIHVLELFHGPTLAFKDVGARFLAGCLSYFSEKLGKNVTVLVATSGDTGGAVAKGFHKKTGIEVIILYPYNGISSIQKKQITSLGDNIFALEIDGNFDDCQNMVKKAFLDQEVKKKYILTSANSINIGRWLPQMFYYFIAYKQIIVENPTELIFSVPSGNFGNLCAGMMAEKMGLPIKSFIASTNVNDTIPRFLKSEKYHPLPVKKTISNAMDISAPSNFSRIWHLYQKNIFQLRKKLFSYKFTDEETLEIIKMIWKKYKYMLDPHGAIGYLGLRKYLQQKKIHNISDPAIFLETAHPIKFLDHMPPFLQKKIVSNQELEIFLKKKRKIKTTSLSNDFNVFKSWLLERK, encoded by the coding sequence ATGTTATATTTCAGTTTGAAAAATTGTAAAAATTTAGTCTCTTTCAAAGATGCGGTTTTAACAGGATTATCGTATGATGGTGGATTATATATGCCTCAATGTATTCCTAAATTAGAACCAAAATTTATTCATAAACTTCCGATTTATGATATTTATACGATTGCCATGTTTGTTATCAAACCTTATATTGGAAAATATATTCCAGAAAAATTTATTGATCATATTATTCATGATACTTTAAATTTTTCTTTTCCATTGAAAAACATACATGATAATATTCATGTATTAGAACTATTTCATGGACCCACTTTAGCTTTTAAAGATGTGGGCGCTAGATTTTTGGCGGGATGTTTAAGTTATTTTTCTGAAAAATTAGGAAAAAATGTGACGGTTTTAGTAGCGACTTCAGGAGATACCGGAGGTGCTGTTGCTAAAGGATTTCACAAAAAAACTGGAATAGAAGTTATTATTTTATATCCATATAATGGAATTAGTTCCATACAAAAAAAACAAATCACTTCATTAGGAGATAATATCTTTGCTTTAGAAATAGATGGAAATTTTGATGATTGTCAAAACATGGTTAAAAAAGCTTTTCTAGATCAAGAAGTAAAAAAAAAATATATATTAACTTCTGCAAATTCAATCAATATAGGGAGATGGCTTCCTCAAATGTTTTATTATTTTATAGCTTACAAACAAATAATAGTTGAAAATCCGACAGAATTAATTTTTTCAGTTCCTAGTGGAAATTTTGGAAATCTTTGCGCAGGAATGATGGCAGAAAAAATGGGTTTACCTATAAAATCTTTTATTGCATCTACAAATGTAAATGACACTATACCTAGATTTTTAAAATCTGAAAAATACCATCCTCTTCCAGTCAAAAAAACTATATCGAATGCTATGGATATATCTGCTCCAAGCAATTTTTCTAGAATATGGCATTTATATCAAAAAAATATATTTCAATTAAGAAAAAAACTTTTTTCCTATAAATTTACGGATGAAGAAACCCTAGAAATTATAAAAATGATATGGAAAAAATATAAATATATGCTAGATCCACATGGGGCTATTGGTTATTTAGGACTTAGAAAATATTTACAACAAAAAAAAATTCATAATATTTCCGACCCCGCTATTTTTTTAGAAACAGCTCATCCTATTAAATTTTTAGATCATATGCCACCTTTTTTGCAAAAAAAAATTGTTTCTAATCAGGAACTTGAAATTTTTTTGAAAAAAAAAAGAAAAATAAAAACAACATCATTATCCAATGATTTTAATGTTTTTAAAAGTTGGTTATTAGAAAGAAAATGA
- a CDS encoding thymidylate synthase produces the protein MKQYLNLLKNVLKKGIKREDRTGVGTISLFGYQMRFDLKKGFPILTTKKLNIRSIIYELLWFLKGETNIQFLINNQVNIWNQWADDNGELGPIYGFQWRKWPTYDGHFIDQIVNIIKEIKFNPNSRRLIVSSWNVGMIQKMALPPCHLLFQFYVHQKKLSLLLYQRSADIFIGLPFNIASYALLLIMLAKVLNLKEKELIHTIGDAHIYNNHIQQIKLQIKRNPRPLPKLILNPYVKDIFQFCFEDFELKNYNPFPHIKGDVAI, from the coding sequence ATGAAACAATATTTAAATTTATTAAAAAACGTATTAAAAAAGGGGATCAAAAGAGAAGATCGTACTGGCGTAGGAACAATAAGCCTATTTGGATATCAAATGAGATTTGATTTAAAAAAAGGGTTCCCTATTTTAACCACTAAAAAATTAAACATACGATCTATTATTTATGAACTATTATGGTTTTTAAAAGGAGAGACTAACATTCAATTTTTAATAAATAATCAAGTTAATATTTGGAATCAGTGGGCGGATGATAATGGAGAACTAGGTCCTATATATGGATTTCAATGGAGAAAATGGCCTACCTATGATGGACATTTTATCGATCAAATCGTTAATATTATAAAAGAAATAAAGTTTAATCCCAATTCCAGACGTTTAATTGTTTCTTCTTGGAATGTAGGAATGATTCAAAAAATGGCATTACCTCCTTGTCATTTGTTATTCCAATTTTATGTACATCAAAAAAAATTATCGTTACTTCTATATCAAAGAAGTGCAGATATTTTTATTGGATTACCATTTAACATAGCATCTTATGCTTTGTTACTTATTATGTTAGCTAAAGTTTTGAATTTAAAAGAAAAAGAACTCATTCATACTATAGGAGATGCTCATATCTATAACAATCATATTCAACAAATTAAACTACAAATAAAAAGAAATCCAAGACCACTTCCTAAATTGATTCTCAATCCTTATGTAAAAGATATTTTTCAATTTTGTTTTGAAGACTTTGAGTTAAAAAACTATAATCCTTTTCCTCATATTAAGGGAGATGTAGCCATTTAA
- the gyrA gene encoding DNA gyrase subunit A — translation MNESEGEKLISINIEDEMKSSYIDYSMSVIVSRALPDVRDGLKPVHRRVLYGMYQLGIISNSSYKKSARIVGEVLGKYHPHGDISVYDTMVRMTQKWTLRYPLIDGQGNFGSLDADPPAAMRYTEVKMKKISEEMLLDIKKDTVDMQLNFDDSLDEPTVLPTRIPNLLINGSSGIAVGMATNIPPHNLTETINAICAYIDHNDISIEQIMKYIKGPDFPTGGIIYGYDGVKNSFYTGKGRIVLRAKVHFEELHGRPCIIVDEIPYQVNKADMIARTVELIKEGKMEGIYQIRDESDRNGLRIVYILKHNVNSNILLNQLFQYTSLQTYFNVNNIALVNGKPVQLNIKSFIQHFVDHRHNVIIRRTKYELKKCQNRIHILLGFLKILDHLDIMIQFIQKSKNRSDACNRLIQKFHISKNQSQSILDMKLQSLTSLEVKKLRKEYDELVQKIEFFINVLKEHSIRTKIIKEELLEIQKKYKDKRRTQIDYSGYKVNIEDLIENEQVVLTISHAGYIKRTSLSEYKRQGRGGVGNRGAIARESDFFKHLLVARNHQYLLFFTKKGKCFWLKVYEIPEGSKISKGRAIQNIIRLQPEDKVNAYILTGDLSIKKYVKDYYVMMITKKGIIKKTPLENYSRPRKDGINAIVIRKGDSLMEAILTKGDSHVLIAVKSGRIIRFSENKIRSTGRASSGVIGINIKNKDIVIGMICVEGKEKGHLLVVSEKGFGKRSNIKDYRITNRGGKGIKTINITQKTGSLISIKYVTDRDDLMIIKKSGIMIRIPISDIRVMGRTTQGVRLIHLKENDAIADVAKVYKPIAVFH, via the coding sequence ATGAATGAAAGTGAAGGAGAAAAATTGATTTCTATTAATATTGAAGATGAAATGAAATCATCTTATATAGATTATTCTATGTCTGTGATTGTATCCAGAGCTCTTCCAGATGTTAGAGATGGGTTAAAACCGGTACATAGAAGAGTTCTTTATGGAATGTACCAATTAGGAATTATTTCTAATAGTTCTTATAAAAAATCTGCTCGTATTGTTGGAGAAGTTTTGGGTAAATATCATCCTCATGGAGACATTTCTGTTTATGATACTATGGTTCGTATGACTCAAAAATGGACATTACGTTATCCATTAATAGATGGACAGGGAAATTTTGGATCATTGGATGCAGATCCTCCGGCAGCTATGCGTTATACAGAAGTAAAAATGAAAAAAATTTCTGAAGAAATGTTGTTGGATATAAAAAAAGATACCGTGGATATGCAATTAAATTTCGATGATTCTTTGGATGAACCAACGGTTTTACCTACCAGAATTCCCAATCTTCTAATTAATGGATCTTCTGGAATTGCAGTGGGAATGGCAACTAATATTCCTCCTCACAATTTAACAGAAACTATAAATGCTATTTGTGCCTATATAGATCATAATGATATCTCTATAGAACAGATTATGAAATATATCAAAGGACCTGATTTTCCTACAGGTGGAATTATTTACGGATATGATGGTGTTAAAAATTCTTTTTACACTGGAAAAGGACGTATTGTTTTACGTGCAAAAGTACATTTTGAAGAACTTCATGGAAGACCATGTATAATTGTAGATGAAATTCCTTATCAAGTCAATAAAGCGGATATGATCGCTAGAACTGTGGAATTGATAAAAGAAGGTAAAATGGAAGGAATTTATCAGATCCGTGACGAGTCGGATAGAAATGGATTACGTATTGTTTACATTTTGAAACACAATGTAAATTCTAATATATTATTGAATCAATTGTTTCAATATACTTCTTTACAAACTTATTTTAATGTCAATAATATAGCATTAGTGAATGGAAAACCTGTTCAATTAAATATAAAAAGTTTTATTCAACACTTTGTTGATCATAGACATAATGTTATTATTCGTCGTACAAAATACGAACTCAAAAAGTGTCAAAATCGTATTCATATTTTATTAGGTTTTTTGAAAATATTAGATCATTTAGATATCATGATTCAATTCATTCAAAAGTCTAAAAATCGTTCTGATGCTTGTAATAGACTGATTCAAAAATTTCACATATCAAAAAATCAATCTCAATCTATTTTAGATATGAAATTACAAAGTCTTACTTCTTTAGAAGTCAAAAAACTTAGAAAAGAATATGACGAACTTGTTCAAAAAATAGAGTTTTTTATAAATGTTTTAAAAGAGCATTCCATAAGAACCAAAATTATTAAAGAAGAACTTTTAGAGATTCAAAAAAAGTACAAAGATAAACGTCGTACACAAATCGATTATTCTGGATATAAGGTAAATATAGAAGATTTAATTGAAAACGAACAGGTCGTACTTACTATTTCCCATGCAGGGTACATCAAGAGAACATCCTTGTCAGAATACAAACGTCAAGGAAGGGGAGGAGTAGGAAATAGAGGGGCTATTGCTAGAGAATCCGATTTTTTTAAACATTTGCTTGTAGCAAGAAATCATCAATATTTACTTTTTTTTACAAAAAAAGGGAAATGTTTTTGGCTCAAAGTATATGAAATTCCAGAAGGATCTAAAATTTCTAAAGGTAGAGCGATACAAAACATTATTCGTCTTCAACCAGAAGATAAAGTCAATGCTTATATATTAACAGGAGATCTTTCTATCAAAAAGTATGTCAAAGATTATTATGTCATGATGATTACGAAAAAAGGTATTATTAAAAAAACACCTTTAGAAAATTATTCTCGTCCTAGAAAAGATGGAATCAATGCTATTGTGATTCGTAAAGGAGATTCTTTGATGGAAGCGATTCTAACGAAGGGGGATAGTCATGTTTTGATTGCTGTAAAAAGTGGAAGGATTATTCGTTTTTCAGAAAATAAAATTCGTTCAACTGGAAGAGCTTCTTCGGGAGTGATAGGAATAAATATAAAAAATAAAGATATAGTCATTGGAATGATATGTGTGGAAGGAAAAGAAAAAGGACATTTATTGGTTGTTTCTGAAAAAGGGTTTGGAAAAAGATCTAATATTAAAGATTATCGGATTACTAATCGTGGTGGAAAAGGAATTAAAACAATAAATATTACTCAAAAAACAGGAAGTTTAATTTCCATAAAATATGTCACGGATCGAGATGATTTGATGATTATTAAAAAATCAGGAATTATGATACGTATACCTATATCAGATATAAGAGTTATGGGAAGAACGACTCAAGGAGTTCGATTAATTCATTTAAAAGAAAACGATGCTATAGCTGATGTAGCAAAAGTTTACAAACCTATTGCGGTGTTTCATTAA
- a CDS encoding ribose-phosphate diphosphokinase yields MNQKVFFFSTRSGLKLSKNIAYYYGNFIGKVRFLEFSDGEYTPCFEQSVRGSQVFLIGSTFPPVDNLMELLLMCDAACRASAYNITLVIPYFGWARQDHKDKPRTPIAAKLIANLIVASGATRVMTMDLHADQIQGFFDIPVDHLYASRIFINYIKKLNIDQLTIASPDMGGAKRARSYAGYLGTDVVICYKERKKANEIEFMNLIGNVKNKNIILIDDMVDTAGTLTEAANLIKKQGAKSIRAIATHPVLSGNSYDKIHQSEIEELVVTDTIPINQMKQNDKIQVLSCAPLFAEVMQSVHKDESISNKFII; encoded by the coding sequence ATGAATCAAAAGGTTTTCTTTTTTTCTACAAGAAGTGGGTTAAAATTATCGAAGAATATAGCTTATTATTATGGAAATTTTATTGGTAAAGTACGATTTTTAGAATTTAGTGATGGAGAATATACTCCTTGTTTTGAACAATCTGTTCGTGGATCTCAAGTATTTTTGATTGGTTCTACTTTTCCTCCAGTAGATAATTTGATGGAATTATTATTAATGTGTGATGCAGCTTGTAGGGCTTCAGCTTATAACATAACACTTGTTATTCCGTATTTTGGATGGGCTAGACAAGATCATAAAGATAAACCTAGAACTCCTATTGCCGCAAAACTAATAGCAAATCTCATAGTTGCTTCAGGAGCTACTAGAGTCATGACCATGGATTTACATGCAGATCAAATTCAAGGATTTTTTGATATTCCTGTAGATCATTTATATGCATCTAGAATATTTATTAATTATATTAAAAAATTAAACATAGATCAATTAACCATTGCTTCTCCAGATATGGGAGGGGCTAAAAGAGCCAGAAGTTATGCAGGCTATTTAGGTACAGATGTAGTAATCTGTTATAAAGAAAGAAAAAAAGCGAATGAAATAGAATTTATGAATTTGATAGGAAATGTAAAAAATAAAAACATTATACTTATAGATGACATGGTAGATACAGCTGGTACTTTAACAGAAGCGGCTAATTTAATCAAAAAACAAGGAGCTAAAAGTATACGTGCGATAGCGACTCATCCTGTTCTATCAGGAAATTCCTATGACAAAATACATCAATCCGAAATTGAAGAATTGGTGGTGACTGATACGATTCCTATAAATCAAATGAAACAAAATGATAAAATTCAAGTTTTGTCTTGTGCTCCACTTTTTGCGGAAGTGATGCAATCAGTACATAAAGACGAGTCCATTAGTAATAAATTTATAATATGA
- a CDS encoding homoserine kinase, producing MKGIKIFSPATVANLVCGFDVIGLALDFPKDEIFLYKSNNPGIRIHRIHRSSLPNDPMKNSAFVALQYLLKKYKQKQKFDKKEKIGFEIELIKNICPGSGIGSSAASAAGVVYGANILLGNPFSAIQLIRFAMEGERVASETAHADNVAPAIMGGITLIRSYQPLDITKLHIPNELWVSIIHPQIEIRTSDARKILKQKILMTDAIRQWGNVGALVAGLYREDYGLISRSLEDVIVEPIRSMLIPAFYELQVKCKEIGALGGGISGSGPSVFMLSKGNYTAKKVTEVMNRVYSPLQVDYKTYTSPINSKGIKWTQIL from the coding sequence ATGAAGGGAATTAAAATATTTTCACCAGCTACTGTTGCCAATTTGGTTTGTGGTTTTGATGTTATTGGATTGGCTTTAGATTTTCCTAAAGATGAAATTTTTTTATATAAATCCAATAATCCAGGAATACGTATACACCGAATACATAGGTCATCATTACCTAATGATCCAATGAAAAATTCTGCTTTTGTTGCTTTACAATATTTGTTGAAAAAGTATAAACAAAAACAAAAATTTGATAAAAAAGAAAAAATAGGATTTGAAATTGAATTGATTAAAAATATTTGTCCTGGAAGTGGAATAGGATCTAGTGCTGCTAGTGCAGCTGGTGTTGTTTATGGAGCTAATATTTTATTAGGAAATCCTTTTAGTGCTATACAGTTAATCCGTTTTGCTATGGAAGGAGAACGTGTAGCAAGTGAAACAGCTCATGCTGATAATGTCGCTCCTGCTATTATGGGGGGAATTACATTAATCAGAAGTTATCAACCATTGGATATTACTAAATTACATATTCCCAATGAATTATGGGTAAGTATTATCCATCCACAAATTGAAATCAGAACATCTGATGCTAGAAAAATTCTAAAACAAAAAATATTGATGACAGATGCCATTAGACAGTGGGGAAATGTGGGGGCATTAGTAGCGGGTTTATATCGAGAAGATTATGGATTAATCAGTAGATCCTTAGAAGATGTTATTGTAGAACCTATACGATCAATGCTAATTCCAGCTTTTTATGAATTACAAGTAAAATGTAAAGAAATAGGAGCTTTAGGAGGTGGAATATCTGGTTCAGGTCCTTCTGTTTTCATGCTTAGCAAAGGAAATTATACGGCAAAAAAAGTGACTGAAGTCATGAATAGAGTCTATTCTCCGTTACAAGTTGATTATAAAACTTATACTTCTCCTATCAATTCAAAAGGGATCAAGTGGACTCAAATATTGTAA
- a CDS encoding nucleoside deaminase: MKIALKEAFIAFYKNEIPIGAAITYQNIVIAKAHNLTETLCDITAHAEMLVINLASNYLKKKYIKKCTLYVTLEPCVMCAGALFWSQIGRVVCGASNPSKRGFIYSGTKLHPQTEFVSGIMKNQCKALIQEFFFYKRIYKKKKKFI, encoded by the coding sequence ATGAAAATAGCTTTAAAAGAGGCTTTTATTGCTTTTTATAAAAATGAAATTCCTATAGGTGCTGCAATTACATATCAAAATATAGTTATAGCAAAAGCTCATAATTTAACTGAAACTTTATGTGACATTACTGCACATGCAGAAATGTTAGTAATAAACTTAGCCTCTAATTATTTAAAAAAAAAATATATCAAAAAATGTACTTTATATGTGACCCTAGAACCATGTGTTATGTGTGCGGGAGCCCTATTTTGGTCTCAAATAGGACGAGTTGTTTGTGGAGCTTCTAATCCCTCAAAAAGAGGATTCATATATTCTGGAACTAAATTACATCCCCAAACAGAATTTGTATCTGGAATTATGAAAAATCAATGTAAAGCTCTGATACAAGAGTTTTTTTTTTATAAAAGAATCTATAAAAAGAAAAAAAAATTTATATAA